One stretch of Streptomyces sp. A2-16 DNA includes these proteins:
- a CDS encoding penicillin-binding transpeptidase domain-containing protein, with amino-acid sequence MNKPLRRIAIFCGLLVLALLIRDNWLQYVKADSLREDPDNRRVLIARYATPRGDIIVDGKAITGHAETTSGDFKYKRTYKDGAMWAPVTGFVSQSYGANQLESIEDGILTGNDDRLFFRNTLDMLTGKPKEGGNVVTTLNAAAQKAAYNGLKKQGGKGAVAAIEPSTGKILALASYPSYDPSTIAGGSDSDAAAWKKLDKKNNPDDPMLNRALREVYPPGSTFKVITAAAALENGLYKSADEQTKSPLPWTMPGTTTVLKNEGNIPCKNATLRVALQYSCNTVFGKVGSDLGNEKMLEEAKKFGFTEQQFVPVRSSASVFSDDMNPSQTALSSIGQYNTAATPLQMAMVAAAVANNGTLMKPYMVDSLQAPNVDTLEKTEPEKMSEPLSAENAQILQSMMETVVKDGTGKTAQMQGVTVGGKTGTAQHGENNSKNPYAWFISYAKVGDSAPVAVAVVVQDDNAVRENISGSGLAAPIAKSVMEAVIDSKK; translated from the coding sequence ATGAACAAGCCCCTGCGCCGGATCGCGATCTTCTGCGGACTCCTGGTCCTCGCCCTGCTCATCCGCGACAACTGGCTCCAGTACGTCAAGGCGGACAGCCTCAGGGAGGACCCGGACAACCGCCGTGTCCTGATCGCCAGGTACGCCACCCCCCGCGGCGACATCATCGTCGACGGCAAGGCCATCACCGGGCACGCCGAGACCACCTCGGGCGACTTCAAGTACAAGCGCACCTACAAGGACGGCGCGATGTGGGCGCCGGTCACCGGCTTCGTCTCGCAGTCCTACGGCGCCAACCAGCTGGAGTCGATCGAGGACGGCATCCTCACCGGCAACGACGACCGGCTCTTCTTCCGCAACACCCTCGACATGCTCACCGGCAAGCCGAAGGAGGGCGGCAATGTCGTGACCACCCTCAACGCCGCCGCCCAGAAGGCCGCCTACAACGGTCTGAAGAAGCAGGGCGGCAAGGGCGCGGTCGCGGCCATCGAGCCCTCCACCGGCAAGATTCTGGCGCTGGCCTCCTACCCGTCGTACGACCCCTCGACGATCGCCGGCGGCAGCGACTCCGACGCGGCGGCCTGGAAGAAGCTCGACAAGAAGAACAACCCCGACGACCCGATGCTCAACCGGGCGCTGCGCGAGGTCTACCCGCCCGGCTCCACCTTCAAGGTCATCACGGCGGCGGCCGCGCTGGAGAACGGCCTGTACAAGTCCGCCGACGAGCAGACCAAGTCCCCGCTGCCCTGGACCATGCCCGGCACCACCACCGTGCTGAAGAACGAGGGCAACATCCCCTGCAAGAACGCCACCCTGCGGGTCGCGCTCCAGTACTCCTGCAACACCGTCTTCGGCAAGGTCGGCTCCGACCTCGGCAACGAGAAGATGCTCGAGGAGGCCAAGAAGTTCGGCTTCACCGAGCAGCAGTTCGTACCGGTGCGCTCCAGCGCGTCGGTCTTCTCCGACGACATGAACCCCTCGCAGACCGCGCTGTCCTCGATCGGCCAGTACAACACCGCCGCGACCCCGCTCCAGATGGCCATGGTCGCCGCGGCCGTCGCCAACAACGGCACCCTGATGAAGCCGTACATGGTCGACTCCCTCCAGGCGCCGAACGTCGACACCCTCGAGAAGACCGAGCCGGAGAAGATGAGCGAGCCGCTGTCGGCGGAGAACGCGCAGATCCTCCAGTCGATGATGGAGACGGTCGTCAAGGACGGCACCGGCAAGACGGCCCAGATGCAGGGCGTCACCGTGGGCGGCAAGACCGGTACCGCCCAGCACGGCGAGAACAACAGCAAGAACCCGTACGCCTGGTTCATCTCCTACGCCAAGGTCGGTGACAGCGCGCCGGTCGCCGTGGCCGTGGTCGTCCAGGACGACAACGCGGTCCGCGAGAACATCTCCGGCAGTGGTCTCGCGGCGCCCATCGCCAAAAGCGTCATGGAGGCGGTCATCGACTCCAAGAAGTGA
- a CDS encoding FtsW/RodA/SpoVE family cell cycle protein codes for MSSSTSNTSTHHTSTIGAIGAPSRRNTELALLVFAVLIPVFAYANVGLAIDDQVPAGLLSYGLGLGLLAGVAHLVVRKFAPYADPLMLPLATLLNGLGLVAIWRLDQSKLLQSIGQAGGKATNQLIYTAMGIALFAVVLVFLKDHRTLQRYTYISMAGALVLLLLPLVPGLGAELTYGAKIWIQVGSFTIQPGEFAKIVLAVFFAGYLMVKRDALALASRRFMGLYLPRGRDLGPIIVVWMISILILVFETDLGTSLLFFGMFVIMLYVATERTSWIVFGLLMSAAGAVGVASFEPHVKTRVQAWLNPMREYTLSRTPGATGVHSEQAMQALWAFGSGGTLGTGWGQGHSELIRFAANSDFIFATFGEELGLAGVMAILLIYGLVVERGVRTALAARDPFGKLLAIGLSGAFALQVFVVAGGVMGLIPLTGMTMPFLAYGGSSVIANWALIGILIRISDTARRPAPAPAPSPDAEMTQVVRPT; via the coding sequence ATGAGCAGCAGTACTTCGAACACCTCGACGCACCATACGTCCACGATCGGCGCGATCGGCGCTCCGAGCCGCCGCAACACCGAGCTGGCGCTGCTGGTGTTCGCCGTCCTCATCCCGGTCTTCGCCTACGCCAACGTGGGCCTGGCCATCGACGACCAGGTCCCGGCCGGGCTGCTGAGCTACGGCCTGGGCCTCGGTCTGCTGGCCGGCGTCGCCCATCTCGTCGTACGCAAGTTCGCCCCGTACGCGGACCCCCTGATGCTGCCGTTGGCCACCCTGCTCAACGGCCTCGGACTGGTCGCGATCTGGCGGCTGGACCAGTCCAAACTGCTCCAGTCGATCGGCCAGGCCGGCGGCAAGGCGACCAACCAGCTGATCTACACGGCGATGGGCATCGCCCTGTTCGCCGTCGTGCTGGTCTTCCTGAAGGACCACCGGACGCTGCAGCGCTACACCTACATCTCCATGGCCGGCGCGCTGGTCCTGCTGCTGCTCCCGCTGGTCCCGGGCCTCGGCGCCGAACTCACCTACGGAGCCAAGATCTGGATCCAGGTCGGCAGCTTCACCATCCAGCCCGGTGAGTTCGCCAAGATCGTGCTGGCCGTCTTCTTCGCCGGCTACCTCATGGTCAAGCGCGACGCGCTGGCCCTCGCCAGTCGCCGCTTCATGGGCCTGTACCTGCCGCGCGGCCGCGACCTCGGGCCGATCATCGTCGTCTGGATGATCTCGATCCTCATCCTGGTCTTCGAGACCGACCTCGGTACGTCGCTGCTGTTCTTCGGAATGTTCGTCATCATGCTGTACGTCGCCACCGAGCGGACCAGCTGGATCGTCTTCGGTCTGCTGATGTCCGCGGCGGGCGCCGTCGGCGTGGCCAGCTTCGAACCCCACGTCAAGACCCGTGTGCAGGCCTGGCTCAACCCGATGCGCGAGTACACCCTGAGCCGCACCCCGGGTGCCACCGGCGTCCACTCCGAGCAGGCCATGCAGGCCCTGTGGGCCTTCGGCTCCGGCGGCACCCTCGGCACCGGCTGGGGCCAGGGCCACTCCGAGCTCATCCGCTTCGCCGCCAACTCCGACTTCATCTTCGCCACCTTCGGCGAGGAGCTGGGCCTGGCCGGCGTCATGGCGATCCTGCTGATCTACGGCCTGGTCGTGGAGCGCGGGGTGCGCACCGCCCTCGCCGCCCGCGACCCGTTCGGCAAGCTGCTCGCGATCGGCCTGTCCGGAGCCTTCGCGCTCCAGGTCTTCGTGGTGGCCGGCGGTGTGATGGGCCTCATCCCGCTGACCGGTATGACGATGCCCTTCCTGGCCTACGGCGGTTCCTCCGTCATCGCCAACTGGGCCTTGATCGGCATCCTGATCAGAATCAGCGACACCGCACGCCGACCGGCGCCCGCCCCCGCCCCCAGCCCCGACGCCGAGATGACCCAGGTGGTCCGCCCGACATGA
- a CDS encoding Stp1/IreP family PP2C-type Ser/Thr phosphatase, whose protein sequence is MYPEPTGEVRMSLSLRFAAGSHKGMIREGNEDSGYAGPRLLAIADGMGGAAAGEVASSEAISTIVALDDDVPGSDVLTSLGVAVQRANDQLRSMVEEDPQLEGMGTTLTALLWTGQRLGLVHVGDSRAYLLRDGVLTQITQDHTWVQRLVDEGRITEEEATTHPQRSLLMRALGSGEHVEPDLSIREVRAGDRYLICSDGLSGVVSHQTLEDTLASYQGPQETVQELIQLALRGGGPDNITVIIADVLDLDTGDTLAGQLSDTPVVVGAVAENQHQLHDNGIMQTPAGRASGLGRQGHGQGGGGEYGGPGSSDTTGYVPAGGFGDYSDDDFVKPRTGRKWLKRSFFSVLALAVIGGGLYGGWRWTQTQYYVGVNGEHVALYRGISQDLAWVSLSKVSKDHPEIELKYLPPYQQKSVEGTIAEGDLKTAQKKIDELGVQASACKKEAQAQATESNKNSKTGEGEAGGTTGTTRSSLTSKATPTPTSTSSPSPNASASPTTPTPTPGPTLSDEEKQVVGNCSTQ, encoded by the coding sequence ATGTATCCGGAGCCGACGGGCGAGGTGCGCATGAGTCTGTCACTGCGCTTCGCCGCCGGATCGCACAAAGGCATGATCCGGGAGGGCAACGAGGACTCCGGATACGCCGGTCCCCGCCTGCTCGCCATCGCCGACGGCATGGGCGGCGCCGCCGCCGGCGAGGTCGCCTCCTCCGAGGCCATCTCCACCATCGTCGCCCTCGACGACGACGTGCCCGGCTCCGACGTCCTCACCTCGCTCGGCGTGGCCGTCCAGCGCGCCAACGACCAGCTGCGCTCCATGGTCGAGGAGGACCCCCAGCTCGAAGGCATGGGGACCACGCTGACCGCGCTGCTGTGGACGGGCCAGCGGCTCGGCCTCGTGCACGTCGGCGACTCGCGCGCGTACCTGCTGCGCGACGGTGTCCTCACCCAGATCACCCAGGACCACACCTGGGTGCAGCGCCTGGTCGACGAGGGCCGCATCACCGAGGAAGAGGCCACCACCCACCCCCAACGCTCCCTGCTGATGAGGGCGTTGGGCAGCGGCGAACACGTCGAACCCGACCTCTCCATCCGCGAGGTCCGCGCCGGCGACCGCTATCTGATCTGCTCCGACGGCCTCTCCGGCGTCGTCTCGCACCAGACGCTCGAGGACACCCTCGCCAGCTACCAGGGCCCCCAGGAGACCGTGCAGGAGCTCATCCAGCTCGCTCTGCGCGGCGGCGGCCCCGACAACATCACGGTCATCATCGCCGACGTCCTCGACCTGGACACGGGGGACACCCTCGCCGGGCAGCTCTCCGACACCCCGGTCGTGGTCGGCGCGGTCGCCGAGAACCAGCACCAGCTGCACGACAACGGCATCATGCAGACCCCCGCGGGCCGCGCCTCCGGGCTCGGCCGCCAGGGCCACGGGCAGGGCGGAGGCGGCGAGTACGGCGGGCCCGGCTCGTCCGACACCACCGGCTACGTCCCCGCGGGCGGCTTCGGCGACTACTCCGACGACGACTTCGTCAAGCCCCGCACGGGCCGCAAGTGGCTGAAGAGATCGTTCTTCTCGGTCCTCGCGCTCGCCGTCATCGGCGGTGGCCTGTACGGCGGCTGGCGCTGGACCCAGACCCAGTACTACGTCGGCGTCAACGGCGAGCACGTGGCGCTGTACCGGGGCATCAGCCAGGACCTGGCGTGGGTCTCGCTCTCGAAGGTGTCCAAGGACCACCCCGAGATCGAACTCAAGTACCTGCCGCCGTACCAGCAGAAGTCGGTCGAGGGCACCATCGCCGAGGGCGATCTGAAGACGGCCCAGAAGAAGATCGACGAACTGGGCGTGCAGGCCTCCGCGTGCAAGAAGGAGGCCCAGGCGCAGGCCACGGAGAGCAACAAGAACTCCAAGACCGGCGAGGGCGAGGCAGGCGGCACCACGGGAACCACCCGGTCCTCCCTGACGTCAAAGGCCACACCGACCCCGACGAGCACGTCCTCCCCGTCCCCGAACGCTTCGGCATCCCCGACCACGCCCACTCCCACCCCCGGCCCCACCCTGTCGGACGAGGAGAAGCAGGTCGTCGGGAACTGCAGTACGCAGTAG
- a CDS encoding FHA domain-containing protein: MSELTLTVMRLGFLAVLWLFVIVAVQVIRSDLFGTRVTQRGSRREAGRAQQAQRQAPPQQRQQPAAGGRQRRNAPTKLVVSEGTLTGTTVALQGQTITLGRAHDSTIVLDDDYASSRHARIYPDRDGNWIVEDLGSTNGTYLDRSRLTTPTPIPLGAPIRIGKTVIELRK, translated from the coding sequence ATGTCAGAGCTGACCCTCACGGTCATGCGGCTGGGTTTCCTGGCCGTACTGTGGCTGTTCGTGATCGTGGCCGTGCAGGTCATCCGCAGCGACCTGTTCGGTACGCGCGTCACCCAGCGCGGCTCGCGCCGGGAGGCAGGCCGGGCCCAGCAGGCCCAGCGGCAGGCGCCCCCGCAGCAGCGCCAGCAGCCGGCCGCAGGGGGCCGCCAGCGCCGTAACGCCCCCACCAAACTCGTGGTGTCCGAGGGCACCCTCACCGGCACCACCGTCGCGCTCCAGGGCCAGACCATCACCCTGGGCCGGGCACACGACAGCACCATCGTGCTGGACGACGACTACGCCTCCAGCCGGCATGCCAGGATCTACCCGGACCGTGACGGCAACTGGATCGTCGAGGACCTGGGCTCGACCAACGGCACATACCTCGACCGGAGCCGGCTGACGACTCCCACACCGATTCCGCTGGGCGCGCCGATCCGTATCGGCAAGACCGTCATCGAGCTGCGGAAGTAG
- a CDS encoding DUF3662 and FHA domain-containing protein has product MGVLKKFEQRLEGLVNGTFAKVFKSEVQPVEIAGALQRECDNNATIWNRDRTVVPNDFIVELSTPDFERLSPYSGQLGDELAGMVRDYAKQQRYTFMGPIKVNLEKADDLDTGLYRVRSRTLASSTNQQAPGPAAPAGRPGAPASGAGGYGYPPAAPAGAPPMPAAPPPGRGAPGGYGYPQPAQAQRPGAGGPVGAPAPGSRTRHWIEINGTRHQISRATLVLGRSTEADVRIDDPGVSRRHCEIRTGTPSTIQDLGSTNGIVVDGQHTTRATLRDGSRIVVGSTTIIYRQAEG; this is encoded by the coding sequence ATGGGAGTCCTGAAGAAGTTCGAGCAGCGTCTCGAAGGTCTGGTCAACGGCACCTTCGCCAAGGTGTTCAAGTCCGAGGTCCAGCCCGTGGAGATCGCGGGAGCACTCCAGCGGGAGTGCGACAACAACGCGACCATCTGGAACCGCGACCGCACGGTCGTACCCAATGACTTCATCGTGGAGCTGAGCACGCCGGACTTCGAGCGGCTCAGCCCCTACTCGGGCCAGCTCGGCGACGAGCTCGCCGGCATGGTGCGCGACTACGCCAAGCAGCAGCGCTACACCTTCATGGGCCCGATCAAGGTCAATCTGGAGAAGGCGGACGACCTCGACACCGGTCTGTACCGGGTGCGCAGCCGTACGCTCGCCTCCTCCACCAACCAGCAGGCCCCCGGCCCCGCGGCCCCGGCCGGCCGGCCCGGCGCACCGGCATCCGGCGCGGGCGGCTACGGCTACCCGCCGGCCGCTCCGGCGGGCGCCCCGCCCATGCCGGCCGCCCCGCCTCCCGGCCGCGGCGCCCCCGGCGGCTACGGCTACCCGCAGCCGGCCCAGGCCCAGCGCCCCGGCGCCGGCGGCCCGGTCGGCGCGCCCGCGCCGGGCTCCCGCACCCGTCACTGGATCGAGATCAACGGCACCCGCCACCAGATCTCCCGCGCAACGCTGGTGCTGGGCCGCAGCACCGAAGCCGACGTGCGGATCGACGACCCCGGCGTCTCGCGCCGGCACTGTGAGATCCGGACCGGAACGCCCTCGACGATCCAGGATCTCGGGTCCACCAACGGCATCGTGGTGGACGGGCAGCACACCACCCGCGCTACGCTCCGCGACGGCTCGCGGATCGTCGTGGGCAGCACCACCATCATTTACCGGCAAGCCGAAGGGTGA
- a CDS encoding ABC transporter permease translates to MLTVALHALRIRWSTFLGTFVALSLGVALLAVMGLTLASSLDAPKRQPERFTTAPVVVQGQNTLSVPISIGGHVSRETRKLAHPHAVPETTVAKLKRLGRVVPDRSFPVRAEGAPRDLVGHPWSTAAFAPYKIAEGRAPRTRDEVVVTGGWTHPGDRLRTDHGTVRVVGTVPSRGFETAVFYSDARAAELSPQSTQLVVEAEAQDVREAVEGEAVHVLTGSARRLADPDPDRDREALTAMNALFGTAGGVTAFVSVFVVASTFAFSVAQRRREFGLLRTAGATPGQIRRTVCAEALLVGVLASATGCVLGAYGAPRLADRVVDVGLAPDWFTVGDSKWPYHMAFWTGLLVALLGVVAASWRAGRTSPAQALREASVDAGAMTRGRLLFGAGLLLTAAAMPALALISDPGELLHRKTYVSHPMLLITAVALLAPVLVRPLTRLFVWLPAHLPGAGGMLVRENASAGVRRTAAVAAPVLVTVALTGSLLGATATLNEAKATEARERTTADFVVVPTGNAGHGSHTGSHDTTATHAPTQNPGFDARTLRNLRTIPGTTVSATSSSAVYVLEDGVALIRSEAPAGEPAALAVTTALPLAAGQVSNLDDQSIIVNEEWERHTVGQTVDVWLGDGTRKSLRIAAVMTTGTGDNGVYVTPANAPGAHVDRVDVTLAAGADPAVVAGALREAGGHVLTRDQWLRAGNPGTDRTTRYGFLLVLGIALLYTGISLANTMLMAASDRVRDLAVLRLAGATRRQVLRLVGAEALTVVAVGGVLGLLVTGLNLAGLRGALGLLSVHAPVRIPWPELGAVTGACAVLAVVFSVAPAAWALRRGAMEPAGTRE, encoded by the coding sequence GCAAGCTCGCCCACCCCCACGCGGTGCCCGAGACCACCGTGGCCAAGTTGAAAAGGCTCGGCAGGGTCGTCCCGGACCGCTCCTTCCCGGTACGCGCCGAGGGCGCCCCACGCGATCTCGTCGGCCACCCCTGGTCCACCGCCGCCTTCGCCCCGTACAAGATCGCCGAGGGCCGCGCACCGCGCACCCGGGACGAGGTGGTCGTCACCGGTGGCTGGACGCACCCCGGGGACCGGCTGCGTACCGACCACGGCACGGTGCGCGTCGTAGGAACCGTCCCCTCCCGGGGCTTCGAGACCGCCGTCTTCTACAGCGACGCCCGGGCCGCCGAACTGTCCCCGCAGAGCACGCAGCTCGTGGTGGAGGCGGAGGCGCAAGACGTACGCGAAGCAGTGGAGGGGGAAGCCGTCCACGTCCTCACCGGCAGCGCCCGCCGTCTCGCCGACCCCGATCCGGACCGCGACCGGGAGGCGCTCACCGCCATGAACGCCCTGTTCGGCACCGCGGGGGGAGTCACCGCCTTCGTGTCGGTGTTCGTCGTGGCGTCCACCTTCGCCTTCTCGGTGGCCCAACGGCGCCGGGAGTTCGGCCTGTTGCGCACCGCGGGAGCCACGCCCGGCCAGATTCGCCGGACGGTGTGTGCGGAGGCACTCCTGGTCGGCGTGCTCGCCTCGGCCACCGGCTGTGTGCTCGGTGCGTACGGCGCCCCACGCCTCGCCGACCGAGTGGTCGACGTCGGCCTCGCACCGGACTGGTTCACCGTCGGCGACTCCAAGTGGCCGTACCACATGGCCTTTTGGACGGGTCTGCTCGTCGCGCTGCTCGGTGTGGTCGCCGCGTCCTGGCGTGCGGGCCGCACGAGCCCCGCCCAGGCACTGCGCGAGGCCTCCGTGGACGCCGGAGCGATGACACGGGGCCGGCTGCTGTTCGGGGCCGGTCTGCTGCTGACCGCCGCGGCGATGCCGGCCCTGGCCCTGATCTCGGACCCGGGCGAGCTGCTTCACCGCAAGACCTACGTGAGCCACCCGATGCTGCTGATCACCGCGGTCGCGTTGCTGGCGCCGGTCCTGGTGCGTCCCTTGACCCGGCTGTTCGTCTGGCTGCCGGCCCACCTGCCGGGAGCGGGCGGGATGCTGGTGCGTGAGAACGCCTCCGCGGGAGTCCGCCGTACGGCAGCCGTCGCGGCGCCCGTCCTGGTCACGGTCGCCCTCACGGGCTCGCTGCTGGGTGCGACGGCCACACTGAACGAGGCCAAGGCCACCGAGGCGCGCGAACGAACCACGGCCGACTTCGTGGTCGTGCCCACCGGAAACGCCGGCCACGGCAGCCATACCGGGAGCCACGACACCACCGCGACCCATGCCCCCACCCAGAACCCCGGCTTCGACGCCCGGACGCTCCGGAACCTCCGCACCATCCCCGGCACCACCGTCTCCGCGACCTCCTCGAGTGCCGTCTACGTCCTGGAGGACGGCGTGGCCCTGATCAGGTCCGAGGCCCCAGCCGGCGAGCCCGCAGCGCTCGCCGTGACCACCGCCCTCCCCTTGGCGGCCGGGCAGGTGAGCAACCTCGACGACCAGTCGATCATCGTCAACGAGGAGTGGGAGCGGCACACTGTGGGACAGACCGTGGACGTGTGGCTCGGCGACGGCACGAGGAAGTCGCTGCGGATCGCCGCCGTGATGACGACCGGCACCGGCGACAACGGGGTCTACGTCACCCCCGCCAACGCCCCCGGCGCCCACGTCGACCGCGTGGACGTCACTCTCGCCGCCGGTGCCGACCCCGCTGTCGTGGCCGGTGCGCTGCGGGAGGCGGGTGGGCACGTCCTCACCAGGGACCAGTGGCTGCGGGCAGGCAACCCCGGGACCGACCGGACCACCAGGTACGGCTTTCTGCTGGTCCTCGGCATCGCCCTGCTCTACACCGGGATCTCCCTGGCCAACACGATGCTCATGGCGGCCTCGGACCGGGTGCGCGACCTGGCGGTGCTCCGCCTCGCCGGGGCCACCCGACGACAGGTGCTGCGGCTGGTCGGCGCCGAGGCGCTGACGGTCGTGGCGGTGGGCGGGGTGCTCGGACTCCTGGTCACCGGGCTCAACCTGGCCGGGCTGCGGGGCGCGCTCGGCCTGCTGTCGGTGCATGCCCCGGTGCGGATCCCGTGGCCGGAGCTCGGCGCGGTCACCGGAGCGTGCGCGGTCCTCGCCGTGGTGTTCTCGGTCGCCCCGGCCGCCTGGGCGCTGCGCCGTGGAGCGATGGAACCGGCCGGTACGAGGGAGTGA